In Pyxidicoccus xibeiensis, the following proteins share a genomic window:
- the metK gene encoding methionine adenosyltransferase — MPTDFLFTSESVTEGHPDKIADQISDGVLDAIIAKDPQARVAVETLVKTGLAIVAGEVTTNCYVDIPKIVRSTICRIGYTDSAMGYDGNTCGVMVAIEGQSQDIARGVDNKKEQGAGDQGMMFGFACDETPELMPAPLHYAHALTRRLADVRRKQHDWIRPDGKSQVTVEYRDGRPVRIDAVVVSTQHSDEVSNKKIQEAIREDVIAKALPKKLLDNKTKFFINPTGRFVVGGPMGDSGVTGRKIIVDTYGGMGRHGGGAFSGKDPSKVDRSAAYMGRHIAKTVVASGLARRCEVQVSYAIGVADPVSVMVETFGTATVPEERIAKAVKQVFGLRPREITEYLDLLRPIYQKTAAYGHFGRSEKEFTWERTDKKDALREAAGGTAPASRLKAV; from the coding sequence ATGCCTACCGACTTCCTGTTCACGTCCGAATCCGTCACCGAAGGCCACCCGGACAAGATCGCCGATCAGATCTCCGACGGTGTGCTGGATGCCATCATCGCCAAGGACCCCCAGGCGCGCGTCGCCGTGGAGACGCTCGTCAAGACGGGTCTCGCCATCGTCGCGGGCGAGGTGACGACGAACTGTTACGTGGACATCCCGAAGATCGTCCGCAGCACCATCTGCCGCATCGGGTACACCGACAGCGCCATGGGCTACGACGGCAACACCTGCGGCGTCATGGTGGCCATCGAAGGCCAGAGCCAGGACATTGCCCGCGGCGTGGACAACAAGAAGGAGCAGGGCGCCGGCGACCAGGGCATGATGTTCGGCTTCGCCTGCGACGAGACGCCGGAGCTGATGCCGGCCCCGCTGCACTACGCCCACGCGCTGACCCGCCGCCTGGCGGACGTGCGCCGCAAGCAGCACGACTGGATTCGCCCGGACGGCAAGAGCCAGGTGACGGTGGAGTACCGTGACGGCCGTCCGGTGCGCATCGACGCGGTGGTGGTGTCCACGCAGCACTCGGACGAGGTCTCCAACAAGAAGATTCAGGAGGCCATCCGCGAGGACGTCATCGCGAAGGCGCTGCCCAAGAAGCTCCTCGACAACAAGACGAAGTTCTTCATCAACCCCACGGGCCGCTTCGTGGTGGGTGGCCCCATGGGCGACTCGGGCGTGACGGGCCGGAAGATCATCGTCGACACCTACGGCGGCATGGGCCGCCACGGTGGTGGCGCGTTCAGCGGCAAGGACCCGTCCAAGGTGGACCGCTCGGCCGCGTACATGGGCCGTCACATCGCCAAGACGGTGGTGGCCTCGGGCCTGGCCCGGCGCTGCGAGGTGCAGGTGTCCTACGCCATCGGCGTGGCCGACCCGGTCAGCGTCATGGTGGAGACCTTCGGCACCGCCACGGTGCCGGAGGAGCGCATCGCCAAGGCCGTGAAGCAGGTGTTCGGCCTGCGCCCGCGCGAAATCACCGAGTACCTGGACCTGCTGCGGCCCATCTACCAGAAGACGGCCGCGTACGGGCACTTCGGCCGCTCCGAGAAGGAGTTCACCTGGGAGCGCACCGACAAGAAGGACGCGCTGCGTGAGGCCGCCGGTGGCACCGCGCCGGCCAGCCGCCTGAAGGCCGTCTAG
- a CDS encoding TetR/AcrR family transcriptional regulator, translating into MSPKVTSEAPARPGRPRDSSRDPEILAAALEVLGEVGYEQLTMEAVAERARAGKATLYRRWSSKEELAVDALASLTSVDERSEDGRQTSLRADLLTALGHGGGARMQMLQRVLSGMVSTACGHPELATAFRKELLQRQRQALRRALERASKRGELAPGRLRALLSGRSPVVLDVGPALLFHRCVISEQPITDGSLEDVVDQVLLPLIRAGQETP; encoded by the coding sequence ATGTCCCCGAAGGTCACGAGCGAAGCCCCGGCGCGGCCCGGCCGGCCGCGTGACAGCTCGCGGGACCCGGAGATTCTCGCCGCCGCGCTCGAGGTGCTCGGAGAAGTCGGCTACGAGCAGCTCACCATGGAGGCGGTGGCGGAGCGGGCCCGCGCCGGCAAGGCCACGCTCTACCGGCGCTGGTCCTCCAAGGAGGAGCTGGCGGTGGATGCGCTCGCGTCCCTGACCTCGGTGGACGAGCGCTCCGAGGATGGCCGACAGACGAGCCTCCGCGCCGACCTTCTCACCGCCCTGGGCCACGGCGGTGGCGCCCGGATGCAGATGCTCCAGCGCGTGCTCAGCGGCATGGTGTCCACCGCGTGCGGCCATCCCGAGCTCGCCACCGCGTTCCGCAAGGAGCTGCTCCAGCGCCAGCGTCAGGCCCTGCGCCGCGCGCTCGAGCGGGCCTCGAAGCGGGGCGAGCTCGCGCCCGGCCGGCTGCGCGCCCTGCTCTCGGGCCGCTCACCGGTGGTGCTCGACGTGGGCCCCGCGCTGCTCTTCCACCGCTGCGTCATCTCCGAGCAGCCCATCACCGACGGAAGCCTCGAGGACGTGGTGGACCAGGTCCTGCTCCCACTCATCCGCGCCGGTCAGGAGACTCCATGA
- a CDS encoding Tgt2/MlaC family protein, with the protein MNARFRTLTFLATLAFTVPALAAPKDDAVAKPVKTVVQSVRYERDAAALKHFGSEEQGKFLLGDAWTKGTDAQRKEFVQLFQDLFAGIAFPRVRENFKNLDSITYEPAEVKGTEATVASTIFIKHPLKTQEMKLKYRLAKDAAAWKVVDVTVLGSSMLTDIRDTQVKPLMEQGGWDLLLTRMRTELAKVKKK; encoded by the coding sequence ATGAACGCCCGCTTCCGTACCCTGACCTTCCTGGCCACCCTGGCCTTCACCGTCCCCGCGCTCGCCGCGCCCAAGGACGATGCGGTCGCCAAGCCCGTGAAGACGGTGGTGCAGTCCGTGCGCTACGAGCGCGACGCCGCCGCCCTGAAGCACTTCGGCAGCGAGGAGCAGGGGAAGTTCCTGCTCGGCGACGCGTGGACCAAGGGCACCGACGCCCAGCGCAAGGAGTTCGTCCAGCTCTTCCAGGACCTCTTCGCCGGAATCGCCTTCCCGCGCGTGCGTGAGAACTTCAAGAACCTGGACTCCATCACCTACGAGCCCGCCGAGGTGAAGGGCACCGAGGCGACGGTGGCGTCGACCATCTTCATCAAGCACCCGCTCAAGACGCAGGAGATGAAGCTGAAGTACCGGCTCGCGAAGGACGCCGCCGCGTGGAAGGTGGTGGACGTGACGGTGCTCGGCTCCTCCATGCTCACCGACATCCGCGACACGCAGGTCAAGCCGCTGATGGAGCAGGGAGGCTGGGACCTGCTGCTGACGCGCATGCGCACGGAGCTGGCGAAGGTGAAGAAGAAGTAG
- a CDS encoding YchJ family protein, with the protein MPPAPLCPCSSGLRYRECCAPFHKGEAEPPDAERLMRSRYSAFALRDAAYLWKTLHPDHPYRSRPQGEVLRELRAFAQGHQFPKLVVMDRRPADAAGVAQVLFFAKVFEKGKDRSFVERSDFRHDGTGWRYLSGVTLQLKELRGPPEALTLATFPEP; encoded by the coding sequence ATGCCCCCTGCCCCCCTGTGTCCCTGCTCCTCCGGACTCCGCTACCGCGAGTGCTGCGCCCCCTTCCACAAGGGAGAGGCGGAGCCCCCCGACGCCGAGCGCCTCATGCGCAGCCGCTACAGCGCCTTCGCCCTGCGCGACGCGGCCTACCTGTGGAAGACGCTGCACCCGGACCACCCCTACCGCTCGCGGCCCCAGGGCGAAGTGCTGCGCGAGCTGCGCGCCTTCGCGCAGGGGCACCAGTTCCCGAAGCTGGTGGTGATGGACCGGCGGCCGGCGGACGCGGCCGGCGTGGCGCAGGTGCTCTTCTTCGCAAAGGTGTTCGAGAAGGGGAAGGACCGCTCCTTCGTGGAGCGCTCGGACTTCCGCCATGACGGCACCGGCTGGCGCTACCTGTCCGGAGTGACGCTCCAGCTGAAGGAGCTGCGCGGGCCGCCGGAGGCCCTCACGCTGGCGACCTTCCCGGAGCCGTAG
- a CDS encoding penicillin-binding transpeptidase domain-containing protein, with product MPQPHPFRHARAGLLALATLASTLCTAAEPKPAAPAHPGCFLLMDLATGTVTRNDAAKCAKRLVPASTFKVPHALIALETGVVSSTDEVRKWDGTKHRVEMWNQDQTLDTSMRRSALWFFQGTAKQIGKKRMEEWLKRFRYGNADTSGDITRFWLGGPLRVSPDEQLAFLARMYKGELPVSPKTLEAVKATLVQGPDTVASIRDGINMGGPWKDGAVLSAKTGTYPHAEGDITWLVGHVASSGGRSHVFVSAVQSPPGKSVAPQPALASAIEALTAHGLL from the coding sequence ATGCCTCAGCCCCACCCCTTCCGGCACGCACGCGCCGGACTGCTCGCACTCGCCACCCTCGCCTCCACCCTCTGCACCGCCGCGGAGCCGAAGCCCGCCGCCCCCGCACACCCGGGCTGCTTCCTGCTGATGGACCTCGCGACGGGGACGGTGACACGCAACGACGCGGCGAAGTGCGCGAAGCGCCTGGTGCCGGCCTCCACCTTCAAGGTGCCCCACGCGCTCATCGCGCTGGAGACCGGCGTCGTCTCCAGCACGGACGAAGTGCGCAAGTGGGATGGCACGAAGCACCGCGTGGAGATGTGGAACCAGGACCAGACGCTGGACACGTCCATGCGCCGCTCCGCGCTCTGGTTCTTCCAGGGCACCGCGAAGCAAATTGGGAAGAAGCGCATGGAGGAGTGGCTGAAGCGCTTCCGCTACGGCAACGCGGACACCTCCGGAGACATCACCCGCTTCTGGCTGGGCGGCCCGCTGCGCGTCTCCCCCGACGAGCAGCTCGCCTTCCTCGCCCGCATGTACAAGGGCGAGCTGCCGGTGAGTCCGAAGACGCTGGAGGCGGTGAAGGCCACCCTGGTGCAGGGCCCGGACACCGTGGCCAGCATCCGCGACGGCATCAACATGGGCGGCCCCTGGAAGGACGGCGCGGTGCTGAGCGCCAAGACGGGCACCTACCCTCACGCGGAGGGAGACATCACCTGGCTGGTGGGCCACGTCGCCTCGTCCGGCGGGCGCAGCCACGTCTTCGTCAGCGCCGTGCAGTCCCCACCCGGCAAGTCCGTCGCGCCGCAGCCCGCGCTCGCCTCCGCCATCGAGGCGCTCACGGCCCACGGGCTGCTCTGA
- a CDS encoding CoA pyrophosphatase: MSVEALFQSLEARLSSRPARAVDLPGQVLREAAVLVPIFERDGVPHVLFTRRPPTLRTHADQYSFPGGGRDAEDATPLHTALRETEEELGIDRRRVRVLGMLDEVPTISMYRVSPFVGVIPGDGQYRPSAEEVAFILEVPLAHLLDPAILRTERLEIMGAERELYTYTYGSHVIWGATARMLRDLLQHVTEVPELGAALGPRN; this comes from the coding sequence TTGAGCGTGGAGGCGTTGTTCCAATCGCTGGAGGCGCGGCTGTCGTCACGGCCGGCGCGCGCGGTGGACCTGCCGGGGCAGGTGCTGCGCGAGGCGGCGGTGCTCGTCCCCATCTTCGAGCGGGACGGGGTGCCCCACGTGCTCTTCACGCGCCGCCCGCCCACGCTGCGCACCCACGCGGACCAGTACAGCTTCCCCGGGGGCGGGCGGGACGCGGAGGACGCAACGCCGCTGCACACCGCGCTGCGCGAGACGGAAGAGGAGCTGGGCATCGACCGGCGGCGGGTGCGGGTGCTGGGCATGCTGGACGAGGTGCCCACCATCTCCATGTACCGCGTCAGCCCCTTCGTGGGCGTCATCCCCGGCGACGGCCAGTACCGCCCGAGCGCGGAGGAGGTGGCCTTCATCCTGGAGGTGCCGCTGGCGCACCTGCTGGACCCGGCCATCCTCCGCACCGAGCGCCTGGAAATCATGGGCGCCGAGCGCGAGCTGTACACCTACACCTACGGCTCCCACGTCATCTGGGGCGCCACGGCGCGCATGCTGCGGGACTTGCTCCAGCACGTGACCGAGGTGCCCGAGCTGGGCGCGGCGCTCGGGCCGCGGAACTGA
- a CDS encoding LLM class flavin-dependent oxidoreductase, whose product MNLPLSVLDLAPIGSGATSTQALRDSLRLAQHVERLGYHRLWYAEHHGMPGIASSAPDLLIAHAAQLTSRLRLGSGGVMLPNHAPLAVAERFGILESLHPGRIDLGIGRAPGGDARTAHALRKDPRAVEDFTSDVRELIDLLSGRTPTDQPFGAMPAVPRAEGVPEVWLLGSSGFSAQLAGVLGLPFSFAHHFSPQNTLPAVKLYRERFAQAGHAHAPRVLLAVGVVAADTQERATEVASSLALSWVRIHTGKTGPIPSPEEARRHPWTDTERAIADSFLSTQVIGDAAAVHDGLTRLARATGADELMLSTMAHRVEDRMRSYELVAETFGLATDLRASAR is encoded by the coding sequence ATGAACCTTCCCCTCTCGGTCCTCGACCTCGCCCCCATCGGCAGCGGTGCCACCAGCACCCAGGCCCTGCGTGACAGCCTGCGCCTGGCCCAGCACGTGGAGCGGCTCGGCTACCACCGGCTCTGGTACGCCGAGCACCACGGCATGCCCGGCATCGCCAGCTCCGCGCCCGACCTGCTCATCGCCCACGCGGCCCAGCTGACCTCGCGCCTGCGCCTGGGCTCGGGCGGGGTGATGCTGCCCAACCATGCGCCGCTCGCCGTGGCGGAGCGCTTCGGCATCCTCGAGTCGCTGCACCCGGGCCGCATCGACCTGGGCATCGGCCGCGCTCCCGGCGGCGACGCCCGGACGGCCCACGCCTTGCGGAAGGACCCGCGCGCCGTGGAGGACTTCACCTCCGACGTGCGCGAGCTCATCGACCTGCTCTCCGGCAGGACGCCCACGGACCAGCCCTTCGGCGCGATGCCGGCGGTGCCTCGCGCGGAGGGCGTGCCGGAGGTGTGGCTGCTGGGCTCCAGCGGATTCAGCGCACAGCTCGCGGGAGTGCTCGGCCTGCCCTTCTCCTTCGCGCACCACTTCAGCCCGCAGAACACCCTGCCCGCCGTGAAGCTCTACCGCGAGCGGTTCGCCCAGGCGGGCCACGCCCACGCGCCGCGAGTCCTCCTCGCCGTGGGCGTGGTGGCCGCCGACACGCAGGAGCGCGCCACCGAGGTGGCCAGCTCGCTCGCGCTGTCCTGGGTGCGCATCCATACCGGCAAGACGGGCCCCATCCCCTCGCCGGAAGAGGCGCGCCGCCATCCCTGGACGGACACCGAGCGCGCCATCGCGGACAGCTTCCTCTCCACGCAGGTCATCGGCGATGCGGCGGCGGTCCACGACGGCCTCACGCGGCTCGCCAGGGCCACGGGCGCCGACGAGCTGATGCTCAGCACCATGGCCCACCGGGTGGAGGACCGCATGCGCTCCTACGAACTGGTGGCGGAGACGTTCGGGCTGGCGACGGACTTGCGCGCTTCCGCTCGGTGA
- a CDS encoding CHAT domain-containing protein: MEAAGDVHGLAAAYLVRGNAQMAVPYLQKAGDSPDVASDKAVMALDRKDYATALTLLERALQAQPKHAQALWNRGLVLRELDLWLLAAQSFEAVAELGEHGWAAEARARAKALRGRMDGLKEWRAAVAAGEALVAGTGTMSAEQLQARPGVFRMFLYEAMRVAPSVERLKALWPVAETLDARFGGSTLRDTLRWTEARDFRRRGPLAARYLELYRTHKVEGGLEAYLEEVRRAGERDLFLGALVREEKVSKHLGAFTEVASQVRDPWFLLLAEYEKGLQAISRGALLEAEQIYLGAVARCREQQLDYRCAPIHAVLGDLYRQLHRLPESNSQVLAARAAYRNDGRWGETRFLLLLGQNARYQGESALARALLEEALVRAPEDCGVRHFVRANDALALLGELSVAAARQRMSEALSCEGPLSLAGAKTMADLSRLSPNPEQDQRLLVGLESRRRTGSLSPGEMALATFIEGHFYMERDRARGEALLQRAIVEAKRLPSYNVDARKALSYSYRSLLVAAGRAGEYERALALFGEELGGTLPKRCLMAVSADDGRLLILAIGPDGRTKGHFEANHSKPLGTDARGVVPDELVEALRACPQVDVVARPPLHGQAELLPPDVAWAYYVLRPPPTRVPTVARSRLVVADVEAPSALGLPPLGVWEQSPGEGTRVLSGSKATPSRVLEAMADATEIEVHAHGLVNPNVSEASLLVLSPESSGRYALTAGEVQARALRGQPLVILAACRAAKGAPWMHERFSLPVAFIDAGARTVLAATVDVPDAEAGPFFNEVRGRIQRGQHAASALRDVRMEWLARDPQSWVRAVLVFD, translated from the coding sequence ATGGAAGCGGCGGGTGACGTGCACGGGCTGGCGGCGGCCTACCTGGTGCGCGGCAACGCGCAGATGGCGGTGCCGTACCTGCAGAAGGCAGGCGACTCACCGGACGTGGCCAGCGACAAGGCGGTGATGGCGCTGGACCGGAAGGACTATGCCACGGCGCTCACGCTGCTGGAGCGGGCCCTCCAGGCGCAGCCGAAGCATGCCCAGGCGCTGTGGAACCGGGGGCTGGTGCTGAGGGAGCTGGACCTGTGGCTGCTGGCCGCGCAGTCGTTCGAGGCCGTGGCCGAGCTGGGAGAGCATGGCTGGGCGGCGGAGGCGAGGGCGCGGGCGAAGGCGCTCCGGGGACGGATGGACGGGCTGAAGGAGTGGCGCGCGGCGGTCGCCGCCGGAGAGGCGCTGGTGGCGGGGACCGGCACCATGTCCGCCGAGCAGCTCCAGGCCCGTCCCGGTGTCTTCCGCATGTTCCTGTACGAGGCCATGCGCGTGGCGCCGTCGGTGGAGCGGTTGAAGGCGCTGTGGCCGGTGGCGGAGACGCTCGATGCGCGCTTCGGCGGGTCCACGCTGCGCGACACCCTGCGCTGGACGGAGGCCCGGGACTTCCGTCGCCGGGGGCCGCTCGCCGCGCGCTACCTGGAGCTGTACCGCACGCACAAGGTCGAAGGGGGCCTGGAGGCCTACCTGGAGGAGGTGCGGCGCGCGGGGGAGCGGGACCTGTTCCTGGGCGCGCTGGTGCGCGAAGAGAAGGTGTCGAAGCACCTGGGCGCCTTCACGGAAGTCGCGAGCCAGGTGAGGGACCCGTGGTTCCTGCTGCTGGCGGAGTACGAGAAGGGGTTGCAGGCCATCTCTCGTGGAGCCCTGCTTGAGGCGGAACAAATCTACCTCGGCGCGGTGGCCCGCTGCCGTGAGCAGCAGTTGGATTACCGCTGCGCGCCCATCCACGCGGTACTGGGCGACCTCTACCGACAGTTGCATCGCCTCCCCGAGTCCAATTCGCAGGTGCTGGCGGCTCGCGCGGCTTATCGGAATGACGGTCGCTGGGGCGAAACCCGGTTTCTTCTCCTGCTCGGTCAGAACGCTCGCTATCAAGGTGAAAGCGCACTCGCTCGGGCCTTGCTCGAAGAAGCGCTGGTTCGGGCGCCCGAAGACTGTGGTGTTCGCCACTTCGTCCGAGCCAATGATGCATTGGCACTGCTAGGCGAGTTGTCGGTCGCGGCGGCTCGCCAGCGCATGAGCGAAGCGCTGTCCTGCGAAGGCCCGCTATCGCTGGCGGGGGCCAAGACCATGGCAGACCTTTCGCGTCTGAGCCCGAATCCAGAGCAGGATCAGCGGTTGTTGGTGGGGCTCGAGTCGCGCCGACGAACGGGAAGTCTTTCTCCAGGTGAGATGGCGCTCGCAACATTCATCGAGGGCCATTTCTACATGGAGCGCGACCGTGCCCGTGGCGAGGCGTTGCTTCAGCGCGCCATCGTCGAGGCGAAGCGACTGCCGTCTTACAACGTGGACGCACGCAAGGCTCTTTCCTACAGCTACAGGTCACTGCTGGTCGCGGCGGGCAGAGCGGGTGAGTACGAGCGGGCGCTGGCACTCTTTGGAGAAGAGCTGGGAGGCACTCTTCCCAAGCGATGCCTGATGGCCGTTTCGGCAGACGATGGACGACTGCTCATCCTGGCTATCGGTCCTGACGGCAGAACGAAGGGACACTTCGAAGCCAATCACAGCAAGCCGCTTGGCACGGATGCGCGAGGGGTCGTTCCCGACGAGCTCGTGGAGGCCCTCAGAGCATGCCCGCAGGTAGACGTGGTGGCGCGCCCACCGCTGCATGGGCAGGCGGAACTGCTGCCACCTGATGTTGCCTGGGCCTACTACGTCCTCAGGCCACCGCCGACGAGAGTGCCCACGGTCGCCCGCTCCAGGTTGGTTGTGGCTGACGTTGAGGCACCATCCGCCCTGGGGCTGCCACCCCTGGGCGTCTGGGAGCAGTCGCCGGGAGAGGGGACGCGGGTCCTGTCGGGTTCGAAGGCGACGCCCTCCCGCGTTCTGGAGGCGATGGCGGACGCCACCGAGATTGAGGTTCATGCTCACGGATTGGTGAACCCGAACGTTTCCGAGGCCTCACTGTTGGTGCTCTCTCCGGAGAGCAGCGGGCGCTATGCGCTGACTGCGGGAGAGGTCCAGGCCCGAGCGTTGCGAGGTCAGCCGCTGGTCATCCTGGCAGCGTGCCGGGCTGCGAAGGGCGCGCCGTGGATGCATGAGCGATTCAGCTTGCCGGTGGCCTTCATCGACGCGGGAGCGCGCACGGTGCTCGCGGCCACGGTAGACGTGCCGGACGCGGAAGCAGGACCTTTTTTCAACGAGGTTCGAGGGCGCATCCAGCGAGGGCAGCATGCGGCCTCCGCGCTCCGTGACGTGCGGATGGAGTGGCTGGCGCGCGATCCACAGAGCTGGGTGCGCGCTGTGCTGGTGTTCGACTGA
- a CDS encoding undecaprenyl-diphosphate phosphatase, which produces MSLIEAIVLGLVQGLTEFLPISSTAHLRIAPELFGWKDPGAAYSAVIQLGTVAAVLIYFRKDIVALVAAFFRGLARHEPFGTLEARLAWFVLVGTLPIGICGLAFKKVIENQFRSLYVISGSLIVLALILFVVERRASHQRTLADMRWKDAIAIGLWQALALIPGSSRSGTTLTGGLSLGLKREDAARYSFLLSIPATTLAGIFELKHLLQATERPSALSLWVGTLVAFGSGMAAISWLLRYLRSNSMLVFVVYRVALGVLLLVLLQAGKLKPLSGVENIDVPREPGKQQIEKQVTD; this is translated from the coding sequence ATGAGCCTCATCGAAGCCATCGTCCTGGGCCTGGTCCAGGGCCTCACCGAGTTCCTCCCCATCAGCTCCACCGCGCACCTGCGCATCGCGCCGGAGCTGTTCGGCTGGAAGGACCCGGGGGCCGCGTACTCGGCGGTCATCCAGCTGGGCACGGTGGCCGCCGTGCTCATCTACTTCCGCAAGGACATCGTCGCCCTGGTGGCGGCCTTCTTCCGCGGGCTGGCCCGGCACGAGCCCTTCGGCACGCTCGAGGCCCGGCTGGCGTGGTTCGTCCTGGTGGGCACGCTGCCCATCGGCATCTGCGGCCTGGCCTTCAAGAAGGTCATCGAGAACCAGTTCCGCTCGCTCTACGTCATCTCCGGCAGCCTCATCGTCCTGGCGCTCATCCTCTTCGTGGTGGAGCGCAGGGCCTCCCACCAGCGGACGCTGGCGGACATGCGCTGGAAGGACGCCATCGCCATCGGCCTGTGGCAGGCGCTGGCGCTCATCCCCGGCTCGTCGCGCTCGGGCACCACGCTGACCGGCGGCCTGTCCCTGGGGCTCAAGCGCGAGGACGCGGCGCGCTACTCGTTCCTGCTGTCCATCCCCGCCACCACGCTGGCGGGCATCTTCGAGCTCAAGCACCTGCTCCAGGCCACCGAGCGGCCCTCCGCCCTGTCCCTCTGGGTGGGCACGCTGGTGGCGTTCGGCTCGGGCATGGCCGCCATCTCCTGGCTGTTGAGGTACCTGCGCTCCAACTCCATGCTGGTGTTCGTGGTGTACCGCGTGGCCCTGGGCGTGCTGCTGCTGGTGCTGCTCCAGGCGGGGAAGCTCAAGCCGCTGTCGGGCGTGGAGAACATCGACGTGCCGCGAGAGCCGGGCAAGCAGCAGATAGAGAAGCAGGTCACGGACTAG